From the Lolium rigidum isolate FL_2022 chromosome 2, APGP_CSIRO_Lrig_0.1, whole genome shotgun sequence genome, one window contains:
- the LOC124689708 gene encoding putative F-box/kelch-repeat protein At3g17280, with the protein MTTRRHCPNSSPAAALEDDDLLAEILLRLPPQPSSLPRCSLTCRRWRRLIRDPGFLRRFRAHHRSRGTAPVLGFFTEEDSGISFHPTLDPPNRVPPERFRLQITGRAHNCRIVCCRDGLVLLVNVHPGQVLVWDPVTSDQRNLLLPPVFRNMDKIYRGMVVRSAAAVGDVDSFQFQVVLVRCIKGPHARAIACVYSSDTRAWGDLIQISTPLLRTLSVTTSAALVGRSLYWSLYGNSSNTVLEFDLDRQNLALIPLHMEGWIMSAEGGGLGLVSVSGHTAQLWKRETDSDGVATWRLTKTIQLNKLLPLGSGDRLDIDFTDENNMLILGTVDGIGIFTVHTESMQCKKLPVEFKKIPSAFQPFSSVYTPEMGVGAEHAGAEPLNNK; encoded by the exons ATGACAACCCGCCGCCACTGCCCCaactcgtcgccggcggcggcgctggaggacGACGACCTCCTCGCGGAGATCCTCCTCCGGCTCCCCCCGCAGCCATCCTCCCTCCCGCGCTGCTCCCTCACCTGCAGGCGCTGGCGCCGTCTCATCCGCGACCCcggcttcctccgccgcttccgcgcCCACCACCGCTCCCGCGGCACTGCCCCCGTCCTCGGTTTCTTCACCGAGGAAGACAGTGGTATATCCTTCCACCCTACCCTGGATCCCCCCAACCGCGTCCCGCCCGAGCGATTCCGCCTGCAGATCACCGGCCGCGCGCATAACTGCCGGATCGTCTGCTGCCGCGACGGCCTCGTCCTGCTTGTCAACGTGCACCCGGGCCAGGTCCTGGTATGGGACCCTGTCACCAGCGACCAGCGCAACCTGCTCCTTCCCCCGGTTTTCCGCAACATGGACAAGATATACAGAGGGATGGTGGTTCGCTCTGCTGCTGCTGTCGGAGATGTCGACAGTTTCCAGTTCCAGGTGGTGCTCGTGCGATGCATCAAGGGACCTCATGCGCGAGCGATTGCTTGTGTTTACTCCTCGGATACCCGCGCATGGGGTGATCTCATTCAGATATCGACGCCGCTTCTACGCACACTTTCTGTGACCACCTCGGCCGCTTTGGTTGGGCGTTCCCTTTACTGGTCGCTTTATGGGAATTCGAGCAACACAGTCCTTGAGTTTGATTTGGATAGGCAGAACCTAGCTCTGATTCCATTACATATGGAGGGATGGATTATGTCGGCAGAGGGTGGTGGACTTGGCTTGGTCTCTGTTTCAGGTCACACGGCACAACTATGGAAGAGGGAGACTGATTCTGATGGTGTAGCGACATGGAGACTGACTAAAACCATTCAGCTGAATAAACTTCTTCCTCTGGGGTCAGGGGACAGATTGGACATAGACTTCACGGACGAGAACAATATGCTGATCCTGGGGACAGTTGACGGTATCGGAATATTCACGGTCCACACAGAGTCAATGCAGTGCAAGAAACTTCCTGTAGAGTTCAAAAAGATACCCAGTGCCTTTCAACCATTTTCAAGTGTCTATACTCCAG AAATGGGCGTTGGTGCTGAACATGCTGGAGCTGAGCCCTTGAACAATAAATAA
- the LOC124691732 gene encoding uncharacterized protein LOC124691732, with translation MSIPGSTDTVDRAGFWESLGSCDCLRSHLKTLVLHGFQNLNQELLFLNYILEKGKMLKTLCIVRSEIDDFLAEACHVVPEVGPTSGFILERDAPSGGSSGSDISVCPASRGWSFQNAIDLSVKDPFYASRHDVTWIACRTEDESLCF, from the exons ATG TCCATTCCTGGGTCAACTGATACCGTGGACCGTGCTGGGTTCTGGGAGTCCCTGGGCTCCTGTGACTGCCTCAGAAGTCACCTCAAGACCTTAGTCCTCCATGGATTCCAGAACCTTAACCAAGAACTGCTGTTCCTCAATTACATTTTGGAGAAGGGTAAGATGCTTAAGACCCTGTGCATTGTTCGCAGTGAGATTGATGACTTTTTAGCGGAGGCATGCCACGTGGTACCGGAGGTAGGCCCGACGTCAGGTTTCATTCTTGAGCGCGATGCGCCATCAGGTGGAAGCAGTGGCAGTGATATTTCTGTTTGCCCCGCCTCCCGCGGCTGGAGCTTTCAGAACGCCATTGACTTGTCAGTGAAGGATCCCTTCTATGCGTCGAGGCATGACGTGACCTGGATTGCTTGTCGTACCGAGGATGAGAGTTTGTGTTTCTGA